One stretch of Henckelia pumila isolate YLH828 unplaced genomic scaffold, ASM3356847v2 CTG_477:::fragment_1, whole genome shotgun sequence DNA includes these proteins:
- the LOC140872754 gene encoding uncharacterized protein: MDPRFHNLGFAANPAANAFTNLCNSIQIGGAGTEFMSCADTTLRLDAPGFASSFSFLPKGVKRKWSSIDGPMDHKLESSLGLHLGHSSSSSDSKGSTATVCTTMSSAKETEEGCSMDLELDFTLYLGGEKSPDLSKSANSNYKSMDMWPKVDLQLSLSSGHSVSDITTVHQNSRAQKNGTNMVPADGALRADEAGSPGSSFCPQNMENTYLFNQPMGKIKSTKISCDLSSSLTAPISSVTCSSGTTHSQQQRNYNNKQCQFQGCLKGARGASGLCIAHGGGRRCQRPGCSKGAEGRTAFCKAHGGGRRCEFLGCTKSAEGRTDFCIAHGGGRRCNHEDCTRAARGKSGLCIRHGGGKRCQRENCTKSAEGLSGLCISHGGGRRCQYTNCGKGAQGSTMFCKAHGGGKRCTFPGCYKGAEGSTSFCKGHGGGKRCSFEGGGVCPKSVHGGTLFCVAHGGGKRCAVPECTKSARGRTDFCVRHGGGKRCVFEGCGKSAQGSTDFCKAHGGGKRCSWGHPGSEFGNGDGPCSSFARGKSGLCTSHFALVQDKRVHGGATTGTTKPGKMKHMFSVEDMSFDLTKMENSIVSPPGSWRHIHLQQMYPPDGGNSSPSKVPEGRVHGGNLMAVLAGSPGFNVTSSRDMAGPSEPKKSFATRQNWI; this comes from the coding sequence ATGGATCCTAGATTCCATAATCTGGGTTTTGCTGCTAACCCGGCTGCAAATGCTTTCACAAACCTGTGCAATTCCATCCAGATTGGAGGAGCTGGAACTGAATTTATGTCTTGTGCAGACACAACCTTGAGACTTGATGCACCTGGATTTGCAAGTTCATTTTCGTTTCTCCCGAAGGGAGTCAAACGGAAATGGAGCTCAATAGATGGACCCATGGATCATAAACTTGAATCTTCACTGGGTCTCCATCTCGGCCATTCATCAAGCTCTTCGGACAGTAAAGGGAGTACTGCAACTGTATGTACCACAATGTCATCAGCCAAAGAAACTGAAGAAGGGTGCTCTATGGATCTAGAACTGGACTTCACTCTTTATCTTGGCGGGGAAAAATCACCAGACCTTTCAAAATCAGCCAACTCTAATTACAAATCGATGGATATGTGGCCTAAGGTTGATCTGCAGTTGAGCCTTTCCAGTGGGCATTCTGTATCTGATATTACAACTGTTCATCAAAACTCCCGTGCCCAGAAAAATGGAACAAATATGGTTCCTGCTGATGGAGCTTTGAGGGCAGACGAAGCAGGATCACCAGGAAGTTCTTTTTGTCCACAGAACATGGAAAACACTTACCTTTTCAATCAGCCTATGGGGAAAATCAAATCGACAAAAATTTCTTGTGATCTCTCATCAAGTTTAACAGCACCAATAAGCTCAGTCACCTGTTCTTCCGGGACAACACACTCACAACAGCAAcgtaattataataataaacaGTGCCAGTTTCAGGGGTGTCTGAAGGGCGCGAGAGGGGCTTCTGGCCTTTGTATTGCTCATGGTGGCGGTCGTAGGTGTCAGCGTCCTGGCTGCAGCAAAGGAGCTGAAGGTCGAACAGCATTCTGCAAGGCTCATGGCGGTGGTCGACGATGTGAATTTTTAGGATGTACAAAGAGTGCTGAGGGACGAACTGATTTTTGTATCGCCCATGGTGGTGGCCGGCGCTGCAATCATGAGGATTGCACACGGGCTGCCAGAGGTAAATCTGGATTGTGCATTCGGCATGGTGGTGGCAAGAGATGCCAGAGAGAGAATTGCACAAAGAGTGCAGAAGGCCTTTCAGGTCTTTGCATCTCTCATGGAGGTGGTCGACGATGCCAGTATACCAACTGTGGAAAAGGAGCCCAAGGAAGCACCATGTTTTGCAAAGCTCACGGTGGGGGAAAGCGCTGCACTTTTCCTGGTTGTTACAAGGGTGCCGAAGGAAGCACCTCATTCTGCAAGGGCCATGGGGGAGGGAAGCGATGCTCATTCGAAGGAGGTGGGGTCTGCCCAAAGAGTGTGCATGGTGGGACCCTTTTTTGTGTAGCACATGGTGGTGGCAAGAGGTGTGCTGTCCCAGAGTGTACAAAGAGCGCCAGGGGACGTACTGATTTCTGTGTACGTCATGGTGGAGGCAAGAGATGCGTATTTGAAGGCTGTGGAAAAAGTGCTCAGGGCAGCACCGACTTCTGCAAGGCCCATGGTGGAGGGAAGAGGTGCTCTTGGGGACACCCCGGTTCCGAATTTGGCAACGGTGATGGTCCTTGCAGCTCATTTGCTCGGGGAAAATCTGGTCTGTGCACGTCTCATTTTGCTTTGGTTCAAGATAAAAGAGTTCATGGTGGTGCGACTACAGGAACCACCAAACCTGGTAAGATGAAACACATGTTTTCCGTTGAAGACATGAGCTTTGATCTCACGAAGATGGAGAACAGCATCGTGTCTCCCCCTGGCAGTTGGAGACATATACATCTCCAGCAAATGTATCCGCCAGATGGAGGCAATTCATCACCAAGTAAAGTGCCAGAAGGAAGGGTCCATGGAGGAAATCTCATGGCAGTACTAGCCGGCAGCCCTGGTTTCAACGTCACTAGTAGCAGAGACATGGCTGGTCCATCAGAGCCCAAAAAATCTTTCGCGACTCGTCAGAATTGGATATAA
- the LOC140872781 gene encoding uncharacterized protein — MISTNPYAPKFRDINRQPVCNLMLSYQSLPQSPILSTSSHRFRALKFAPKSVFPHSLSCPVSEAHRRFPTKKWKILCFRHEEFLSGSPNSDSGEKILQESEKSEISKPNIEKRNWVPKFREAVDALLKVIGKRWTVPWTAETILQVTLLWIMSFWFIGSWMIPFAAHIAGFSKETLTFRGQALFSLLTDVTEGLAGILILYRSLSRFRPLSSDWFRFTHKGKWLFDVLLGCSMFPLVNRLSQFNLDLLPVMPSTPLTLSSVEQSIMARDPIAMALYALVLVVCAPLWEEIVFRGFLLPSLTKYMPVWCSILVSSVAFALAHFNVQRMLPLIFLGVVMGVTYTRSRNLLPSMLLHSLWNGFVFLDLMK; from the exons ATGATCTCCACCAACCCATATGCTCCGAAATTTAGGGATATTAATCGCCAGCCCGTCTGTAATCTGATGCTGAGCTACCAATCTCTGCCGCAAAGCCCCATACTTTCAACCTCAAGCCATAGATTTCGAGCTTTGAAATTCGCCCCCAAATCTGTTTTTCCTCATTCTTTGAGCTGTCCTGTGTCTGAAGCTCATCGCAGGTTCCCAACCAAG AAGTGGAAAATCCTGTGCTTTCGGCATGAAGAATTTTTATCTGGCTCCCCAAACTCTGATTCTGGTGAGAAAATCCTACAGGAGTCGGAGAAGTCAGAAATTAGCAAACCAAATATTGAAAAAAGAAATTGGGTGCCAAAGTTTAGAGAG GCTGTAGATGCGCTGTTAAAAGTGATAGGAAAACGGTGGACTGTACCGTGGACTGCAGAGACCATCCTTCAA GTTACACTCCTTTGGATTATGTCATTCTGGTTCATTGGTTCGTGGATGATCCCATTTGCTGCACATATTGCCGGCTTCAGCAAAGAAACACTGACCTTCAGAGGGCAAGCTTTGTTCAGCCTTTTAACAGACGTAACCGAAGGCCTAGCTGGAATTCTAATACTCTACCGCTCTTTGTCTCGATTCCGTCCCCTCTCATCGGATTGGTTTAGATTTACCCATAAAGGAAAGTGGCTATTTGATGTTTTGCTTGGGTGCTCCATGTTTCCATTAGTGAACCGTCTCTCTCAGTTCAACCTTGATCTATTGCCAGTTATGCCTTCCACTCCCCTCACACTCTCTAGTGTTGAGCAGTCTATAATGGCACGTGATCCAATTGCAATGGCTCTTTATGCACTAGTACTTGTCGTGTGTGCCCCTCTGTGGGAAGAAATCGTATTCCGAGGCTTTCTTCTACCTTCTTTGACTAAATACATGCCGGTGTGGTGCTCCATTTTAGTCAGTTCAGTTGCTTTTGCGCTGGCACATTTTAACGTACAAAGAATGTTGCCACTAATATTTCTCGGGGTTGTGATGGGTGTAACTTATACGAGGTCAAGAAATCTATTACCCTCCATGCTCTTGCACAGTCTGTGGAATGGCTTTGTATTCCTGGATTTAATGAAATGA